One Gimesia aquarii DNA segment encodes these proteins:
- a CDS encoding VIT and vWA domain-containing protein codes for MKSYRLSLGIACAVMVLIGASTMTQACFMRAPQPVQVWMDHINVDITNQVAVKTYHCAFRNPNGRAIVGGTCYMELEPGTQVNNMSVLVDGKEMQAEILDVKKANQVFQEIVKKGGSPALLEYYGNQLIQTKIPRVAAGKTVMVKLTYTTVLKKRGDLIRLQMLNTNPKALMQPLKEASVTVNIRSDEPIKNIYSPTHQVKLVEKKDWDISVEWKQKNYLPKHPFVLYYQTSSDKVGASLVAHREKGEAGYFMMMLSPTQGQGIGKLTEKQIMPKDVVFCIDTSGSMLENNKITQAREALKYCLNHLRPGDRFNIIDFSTTARHFDKQGLIFFNEESKQKALAYADALSARGGTAIEEALLLSLKHLETDIESSAHDRLKMIVFSTDGLPTIGERDAQKILQTISQKNTENVRLFVFGEGYNVNTKLLDFLALDHRGEADYILPKEDITKKISQFFDRVGSPVMTDVSFDFDGAGVIDVYPRQIRDIFKGEQLLVYGRYTGSGQKTVNVTGTINGAKTTLSYQLDFPKESSDDRSSFVPRLWAGQKVDFLLEEIRKNNTSQPDQELVNEITLLAKQHGIVTPYTSFLMADDTMLGNSPLPALQAGRGQLRLLREGRQLQKNIKEKVEFDSFQRGGSSSLRQRQSQIEDAQSSNRDRSAAGKSGNASRLYFQAEREMKKVGKKGSALQSIRYIGNRTFYKSEGAFWNESLYDPQKHKNLKMIEVGSKDYFQLLKQDQRLAKYLSLGNVILQVDQRWYQIQEKSKS; via the coding sequence ATGAAATCCTATCGACTATCATTGGGAATTGCCTGTGCTGTAATGGTACTGATTGGTGCAAGCACAATGACACAGGCTTGTTTCATGAGGGCTCCTCAACCCGTTCAAGTCTGGATGGATCATATCAACGTTGATATTACCAACCAGGTGGCTGTGAAAACCTATCATTGTGCATTTCGGAATCCCAATGGCAGAGCCATCGTAGGCGGGACATGTTACATGGAGCTCGAACCGGGAACCCAGGTGAATAACATGTCTGTGCTCGTGGATGGTAAAGAAATGCAGGCGGAAATATTGGATGTCAAAAAAGCCAATCAGGTTTTTCAGGAGATCGTTAAAAAAGGTGGCTCACCTGCATTACTGGAATATTATGGTAACCAGCTGATCCAAACCAAAATTCCGCGGGTCGCGGCAGGAAAAACGGTGATGGTCAAATTGACCTACACGACAGTCCTGAAAAAACGAGGAGATTTGATCCGTTTGCAAATGCTTAACACGAATCCCAAAGCATTAATGCAACCACTCAAAGAAGCTTCAGTCACTGTGAATATCCGTAGCGATGAGCCGATCAAGAATATTTATAGCCCCACTCATCAAGTCAAATTAGTCGAGAAAAAAGACTGGGATATTTCTGTCGAATGGAAGCAGAAAAACTATTTGCCTAAACATCCTTTCGTGCTTTACTATCAGACGTCATCCGACAAAGTTGGAGCCAGTCTGGTTGCTCATCGAGAAAAAGGAGAGGCTGGCTATTTCATGATGATGCTCTCTCCCACACAAGGGCAGGGGATCGGAAAACTGACTGAGAAACAAATCATGCCCAAAGATGTCGTGTTTTGTATCGATACATCGGGTTCTATGCTGGAAAATAATAAAATTACGCAGGCACGTGAGGCTTTGAAATACTGTTTGAATCATCTGCGTCCAGGTGACCGCTTTAATATCATTGACTTCAGTACGACGGCACGCCATTTCGACAAACAAGGGTTGATTTTTTTTAATGAAGAGTCGAAACAAAAGGCTCTGGCATATGCGGATGCGTTGTCAGCCCGTGGTGGAACGGCCATTGAAGAGGCGTTGTTACTCTCGTTAAAACATCTCGAAACAGATATTGAGAGTTCTGCGCATGATCGGCTGAAAATGATAGTCTTTTCCACAGATGGGCTGCCCACAATTGGTGAGCGCGATGCTCAGAAAATTCTGCAGACAATTTCTCAAAAGAACACCGAGAACGTACGATTGTTCGTCTTCGGTGAGGGCTATAATGTGAATACCAAATTGCTTGATTTTCTAGCACTCGATCATCGTGGAGAAGCAGACTATATTCTTCCCAAAGAAGATATTACCAAGAAAATCAGCCAGTTTTTTGATCGGGTGGGCAGCCCTGTGATGACAGACGTCTCATTTGATTTCGATGGGGCCGGCGTGATCGACGTCTATCCTCGACAAATTCGAGACATTTTCAAGGGAGAGCAATTGCTGGTTTACGGGCGTTATACAGGTTCTGGTCAAAAAACAGTAAATGTCACGGGTACTATTAATGGGGCCAAAACAACGCTTTCATACCAATTGGATTTTCCAAAAGAATCGTCCGATGACCGAAGTTCTTTTGTACCTCGGCTTTGGGCAGGACAAAAAGTGGATTTCCTTCTTGAAGAAATCCGCAAGAACAATACGTCACAGCCAGATCAGGAATTAGTGAATGAGATCACCTTACTTGCCAAACAGCACGGAATTGTGACTCCCTATACGAGTTTCCTGATGGCTGATGACACCATGTTGGGTAATTCTCCGCTTCCTGCGCTACAAGCAGGTCGTGGTCAATTGCGGTTATTACGAGAGGGCCGTCAACTACAGAAGAATATCAAAGAAAAAGTTGAATTTGATAGTTTTCAACGTGGGGGGAGCAGCAGCCTTCGACAAAGGCAAAGTCAGATTGAAGATGCACAAAGTTCCAACCGTGATCGAAGTGCTGCCGGTAAAAGTGGCAATGCCTCTCGCTTGTATTTTCAAGCAGAACGAGAAATGAAAAAGGTCGGCAAAAAAGGTTCCGCCCTTCAGTCGATCCGTTATATCGGGAATCGGACCTTCTATAAATCAGAGGGAGCCTTCTGGAATGAGAGTTTATACGATCCACAAAAACATAAAAATCTCAAAATGATTGAGGTTGGATCCAAAGACTACTTCCAGTTGCTCAAGCAGGATCAGCGGTTGGCGAAATACTTATCGCTTGGTAACGTGATTCTACAAGTGGATCAACGCTGGTATCAAATCCAGGAAAAATCGAAGTCATAA
- a CDS encoding 50S ribosome-binding protein YggL, with translation MKKRLRKKKHLGEFKEWGTSITIKRTTCVDFDSFLDDFIEQAIEGNHCCCGIGGMDDSFDGIIQLGTKSNHPEERLKAIKTWLDRRPDVDHYVTGKLIDLWYGPFEESDSIENAN, from the coding sequence ATGAAAAAACGACTCCGAAAAAAGAAGCATCTGGGAGAGTTCAAAGAATGGGGAACTTCGATCACGATCAAAAGAACAACCTGTGTTGATTTCGATTCCTTTCTTGACGATTTTATTGAACAAGCCATTGAAGGAAATCACTGTTGCTGTGGAATCGGTGGCATGGATGATTCTTTCGACGGAATCATTCAATTAGGGACAAAGTCAAATCATCCCGAAGAAAGGTTAAAGGCAATCAAGACCTGGTTAGATCGCCGTCCAGATGTTGATCATTATGTAACCGGAAAACTCATTGACCTTTGGTATGGTCCTTTCGAGGAGTCTGACAGCATCGAAAATGCGAACTAA
- a CDS encoding SRPBCC domain-containing protein, whose translation MTIEFTVSDIIPASPQEIYDTWLDSHGHSRMTGSPAHATANVGDSFDAWEGHITGKNLELEPGKRIVQSWRAADYTESDGHSQIEVALEPAEGGTKITLTHRNVPDNQTGHQAGWLSHYFEPMKHYFGESK comes from the coding sequence ATGACGATCGAATTCACGGTTTCGGATATCATCCCGGCATCACCACAAGAAATTTACGATACCTGGCTCGACAGTCACGGTCACTCCCGAATGACGGGCAGCCCTGCCCATGCAACGGCAAACGTAGGTGACTCTTTCGATGCCTGGGAAGGACATATCACCGGCAAGAACCTTGAATTAGAACCGGGGAAACGAATCGTACAATCGTGGCGGGCAGCAGATTATACCGAGTCGGACGGGCATTCCCAAATCGAAGTCGCTCTCGAACCTGCTGAAGGTGGCACAAAAATCACGCTCACGCATCGTAATGTACCAGATAACCAAACCGGCCATCAGGCCGGCTGGTTGTCGCATTATTTCGAACCCATGAAGCACTATTTTGGTGAGAGCAAATAA
- a CDS encoding amidase yields the protein MEVPEYTISDLETLFDQGQWTSVSLCEAFLKRISEIDTAGPTLRSVIEVNPDALAIAKALDRERDQSGPRGPLHGVPILIKDSIDTADKMQTTAGSLALEGNIAPQDALLVEKLRDAGAVLLGKTNMSEWGYMRSTRGCSGWSSRGGQVRNPYVLDRSPLGSSSGSAVAVAANLCIAAIGAEVDGSIVRPSSTNNIVGLKPTVGLVSRSGVIGVSSPQDTAGPMARCVADVATVLTALTGVDPRDPATQSSVDQSEQDYCQFLDTTMIKGARLGVARECFGDHEGTDAIIENAIRQLEELGAVIVDPVQASTLPMFGELELELFLYEFKASVNRYLAEHPGAKVKNLAELIQFNRAHAEQVMPFFQQELLEIAQAKGDLNDAAYLDAKAECYRLSRTDGIDKALKEHRLDAIIAPTEGTPAFVIDPVVGDNILKLGGSSGCSTPPALAGYPHITVPAGYVHGLPIGLSFFAGAYQEGKLISYAYAFEQATQVRRPPGFVESVSV from the coding sequence ATGGAAGTGCCAGAGTATACAATCTCAGATCTAGAGACTTTGTTTGATCAAGGGCAATGGACTTCAGTCAGTCTCTGCGAAGCGTTCTTGAAGCGCATCTCAGAGATTGATACCGCTGGTCCCACACTACGATCAGTAATCGAGGTTAACCCGGATGCGTTGGCAATTGCCAAAGCATTAGATCGAGAACGAGACCAAAGTGGTCCACGCGGTCCGCTGCATGGTGTGCCCATACTGATTAAAGATAGTATCGACACGGCAGACAAGATGCAGACAACGGCTGGCTCACTGGCACTGGAAGGTAATATTGCGCCACAGGATGCGTTACTCGTCGAAAAATTACGTGATGCTGGTGCTGTTTTGCTCGGAAAAACAAATATGAGCGAGTGGGGCTATATGCGTTCAACACGAGGATGCAGTGGCTGGAGCAGTCGTGGCGGACAGGTACGCAATCCCTATGTTCTGGACCGCAGCCCGCTCGGTTCCAGTTCCGGATCGGCGGTAGCAGTCGCCGCCAATCTGTGTATCGCCGCCATTGGTGCTGAAGTCGATGGGTCCATCGTGCGGCCGTCATCGACCAACAACATCGTGGGACTCAAACCAACGGTTGGTCTCGTGAGTCGTTCGGGGGTCATTGGTGTTTCATCTCCTCAGGATACGGCGGGGCCGATGGCGCGCTGTGTTGCAGATGTAGCCACGGTCCTGACTGCGTTGACTGGTGTTGATCCACGCGATCCGGCGACACAGTCCAGTGTCGACCAGAGCGAACAAGACTATTGCCAGTTTCTTGATACTACAATGATCAAAGGCGCCCGATTAGGCGTCGCCCGCGAATGTTTTGGCGATCACGAAGGGACCGATGCCATCATTGAAAACGCCATTCGTCAGCTGGAAGAATTGGGGGCGGTCATCGTCGACCCTGTCCAGGCAAGTACGTTGCCGATGTTTGGCGAACTCGAACTGGAACTGTTCCTATACGAGTTTAAGGCAAGCGTGAATCGCTATCTAGCTGAGCATCCGGGGGCGAAAGTCAAGAACCTTGCAGAGTTGATTCAGTTCAATCGAGCTCATGCAGAGCAGGTGATGCCGTTCTTCCAGCAAGAATTGTTAGAAATCGCACAGGCGAAAGGCGACTTGAACGATGCCGCTTATTTGGATGCAAAAGCCGAGTGCTATCGTCTCTCGCGCACCGATGGAATCGACAAAGCATTAAAAGAGCACCGGCTCGACGCGATCATTGCACCTACGGAAGGGACGCCTGCCTTTGTGATCGATCCTGTCGTAGGTGACAACATTCTCAAACTCGGTGGTAGTTCTGGTTGTTCCACACCTCCGGCACTCGCCGGTTATCCGCATATTACAGTTCCGGCAGGTTACGTACACGGCCTTCCCATTGGACTCTCTTTTTTCGCGGGTGCTTATCAGGAAGGCAAGCTGATCAGCTACGCCTACGCGTTTGAGCAAGCAACACAAGTCAGACGTCCTCCCGGCTTTGTAGAGTCGGTTTCAGTCTGA
- a CDS encoding bleomycin resistance protein: MDQSKSQFRTGVPVLPSPDVKQAVEFYRDTLGFEIAFLSEEPYAIVKRDDVCIHLWQCSDPELPTQCGCRIVVKGIDELYQEYEPLGVVHPNAPLEETSWGSKEFAISDGDKNLITFEENVSKEE; the protein is encoded by the coding sequence ATGGATCAATCAAAGTCCCAATTTCGCACGGGCGTTCCTGTTTTACCATCTCCCGATGTAAAACAAGCTGTTGAATTCTATCGCGACACACTCGGCTTTGAAATCGCGTTTCTCAGTGAAGAACCGTATGCCATTGTTAAACGGGATGATGTTTGCATCCATCTCTGGCAGTGTTCGGATCCTGAGTTACCAACTCAATGTGGCTGCCGCATCGTAGTGAAGGGAATCGACGAACTCTATCAGGAGTACGAACCCCTTGGCGTAGTGCATCCGAACGCGCCACTGGAAGAGACGTCCTGGGGCAGCAAAGAATTTGCCATTAGTGATGGAGATAAAAATCTGATTACGTTTGAAGAGAATGTGAGTAAGGAAGAATAA
- a CDS encoding GNAT family N-acetyltransferase has product MESIIREYRAEDLNDLLSAWESASRLAHPFLTDEFLEQERDNIPNLYLPNAETWVIEQGGQVIGFIALLGNEVGAIFVQPEFHGTGAGKALMDKAQELRGDLEVEVFKENTIGQEFYARYGFQPLKESVHEPTGNQIIRLKFTASESN; this is encoded by the coding sequence ATGGAAAGCATCATTCGTGAATATCGAGCAGAAGATTTGAACGATCTTCTATCTGCCTGGGAAAGTGCATCACGCCTCGCACATCCTTTTCTGACAGACGAATTTCTGGAGCAGGAGCGTGACAACATCCCGAATCTGTATCTGCCTAATGCGGAAACCTGGGTGATAGAGCAGGGGGGACAAGTTATTGGTTTTATCGCGTTACTCGGTAATGAAGTCGGAGCGATATTTGTACAACCTGAATTTCACGGGACGGGTGCCGGAAAAGCATTGATGGATAAGGCCCAGGAATTACGGGGTGACCTCGAAGTCGAAGTGTTTAAAGAAAACACGATCGGTCAAGAATTCTACGCCCGTTATGGCTTTCAACCTCTTAAAGAATCTGTTCATGAGCCAACGGGGAATCAAATCATAAGACTCAAGTTTACAGCTAGCGAATCAAACTAA
- a CDS encoding ArsR/SmtB family transcription factor: MVNSRAQQLDETFFALSDPTRRAIIARLADGDSTVAELSEPFSVSAPAISKHLRVLERAGLLTQERDGRARRCHLMPEPLKEAAEWVEKYQRFWEGKLDQLVKYLEQSQQEKQT; encoded by the coding sequence ATGGTTAATTCAAGAGCACAACAACTTGACGAGACCTTTTTTGCTCTGTCTGATCCGACGCGTAGAGCCATTATTGCGCGGCTGGCCGATGGTGATTCGACCGTAGCAGAACTTTCGGAACCGTTTTCAGTTTCGGCACCGGCGATCTCGAAGCATCTGCGAGTCCTGGAACGCGCGGGGCTCTTAACGCAGGAACGGGATGGCCGTGCACGCAGGTGCCATCTGATGCCGGAACCCCTCAAAGAAGCTGCCGAATGGGTCGAAAAGTACCAACGATTCTGGGAAGGGAAACTCGATCAACTCGTGAAATACCTCGAACAAAGTCAGCAGGAAAAACAAACATGA
- a CDS encoding DinB family protein, with product MSIAAHIKNELQLPTSVVQGYLQDLSDEDLMRRPVENANHIAWQLGHLIVAEHDLNNMVCPDSMPALPEGFAEKHSKETASSDNPGDFCTKDEYLKYMDEQRAGTLALLDRLSDEELQVPAPEHLKMFGGTVGAVIAGQSAHWMMHAGQWVIVRRQLGKEALF from the coding sequence ATGAGTATTGCCGCACACATTAAAAACGAATTACAACTCCCCACATCAGTCGTACAAGGCTATCTTCAGGATCTCTCGGATGAGGATTTAATGCGTCGTCCTGTCGAGAATGCGAATCACATTGCCTGGCAGCTAGGCCATCTGATCGTCGCAGAGCACGACCTCAACAATATGGTCTGTCCCGATTCGATGCCTGCCTTACCTGAAGGGTTTGCAGAAAAACATAGCAAGGAAACCGCATCCAGCGATAATCCTGGCGATTTCTGCACGAAGGACGAATATCTGAAATACATGGATGAACAACGGGCGGGGACATTGGCTTTACTGGATCGCTTGAGTGATGAAGAGCTTCAGGTGCCCGCTCCCGAGCATCTCAAAATGTTTGGTGGTACGGTCGGAGCCGTCATTGCCGGCCAGTCAGCACATTGGATGATGCACGCTGGTCAATGGGTGATTGTGCGTCGGCAACTTGGCAAAGAAGCGTTGTTTTAA
- a CDS encoding dual specificity protein phosphatase, with product MEEPPVTFPREIVYCRLPLIDGEENHQPVLQTAIETLVRFIEAEEPTLVACSGGMSRSPAIVAAALSKINGTSFDEAIEQIVAVGPCDVAPGPWNEIQELLEEN from the coding sequence ATGGAAGAACCACCAGTCACATTCCCCAGAGAGATCGTTTATTGCCGCCTGCCTTTGATCGACGGGGAAGAAAATCATCAACCGGTATTGCAAACGGCGATTGAGACTCTGGTCCGATTCATCGAGGCCGAGGAACCGACTCTGGTCGCCTGTAGCGGTGGCATGAGCCGCTCACCCGCCATCGTGGCAGCCGCTCTGTCCAAAATCAATGGGACAAGTTTCGATGAAGCGATTGAGCAGATCGTTGCTGTCGGCCCGTGCGACGTGGCGCCTGGACCGTGGAATGAGATTCAGGAATTGCTGGAAGAGAATTAG
- a CDS encoding VOC family protein — MLEHEKINYVEFPAKDIPATKSFFTTVFGWTFEDFGPDYTAFSNEGIDGGFFQSDLKVSTDNGSALIVFYSKDLEQTLAKIESAGGSIIKPIFSFPGGRRFHFGDPNGNEYAVWSDQ, encoded by the coding sequence ATGCTCGAACATGAAAAAATTAATTACGTCGAATTCCCCGCAAAAGACATTCCGGCAACTAAGTCATTTTTCACAACCGTGTTCGGTTGGACCTTCGAGGATTTTGGGCCTGATTATACAGCCTTTTCGAACGAAGGCATTGATGGTGGCTTTTTTCAGTCTGATTTAAAGGTTTCTACAGACAACGGCAGTGCTCTGATTGTGTTCTATAGTAAAGATCTCGAACAAACCCTTGCTAAGATAGAGAGCGCAGGTGGTTCCATCATCAAGCCGATCTTTTCGTTTCCCGGAGGTCGTCGGTTTCACTTTGGTGATCCTAATGGAAATGAATACGCGGTCTGGTCAGATCAATAG
- a CDS encoding DUF805 domain-containing protein, whose translation MNWYLEVLKKYAEFNGRARRMEYWMFTLFNFIIAFVLNMLVGFVGEPMLVALPALYGLFVFIPGIAVTVRRLHDTGRSGWWILIVFVPLIGGLVLLVFMIIEGEAGDNAYGSNPKVVVT comes from the coding sequence ATGAACTGGTACCTGGAAGTCTTAAAGAAGTATGCGGAATTCAATGGTCGTGCACGCAGAATGGAGTACTGGATGTTTACTCTATTCAACTTCATTATTGCGTTTGTATTAAATATGTTAGTTGGATTCGTTGGTGAACCAATGCTTGTCGCACTTCCCGCTCTTTATGGTCTGTTTGTCTTTATTCCCGGTATTGCAGTGACTGTGCGCAGGTTGCATGATACGGGGCGTAGCGGGTGGTGGATCTTGATCGTGTTTGTTCCCCTCATTGGTGGGCTCGTTCTGCTGGTCTTTATGATCATTGAGGGTGAAGCAGGCGACAATGCGTATGGCTCGAATCCGAAGGTAGTCGTCACATAA
- a CDS encoding SRPBCC family protein, whose translation MNGFRYETKIAKSPSDVYAALTTKPGIQGWWTPDCDVPSQIDDLLKVRFGEMFHTYKVESLLPYEEVCWNCVEHFHNMPGLTKFDEWVGTRLSFRLKAIEEGTQLLFEHEGLTEQLECYPHCSERWPFFLGVSLKEYVEIGTGRPYIDQEPAEFDT comes from the coding sequence ATGAATGGTTTTCGATATGAAACAAAAATCGCGAAATCACCCTCCGACGTTTATGCTGCATTGACCACGAAGCCAGGTATCCAGGGTTGGTGGACGCCCGATTGCGATGTTCCCTCACAAATCGATGATCTTCTAAAAGTACGGTTTGGTGAGATGTTTCACACCTACAAAGTCGAGTCTCTGCTACCTTATGAAGAAGTTTGTTGGAACTGTGTTGAGCATTTTCACAATATGCCGGGGCTCACAAAATTTGACGAGTGGGTTGGAACTCGGCTCTCTTTTCGACTAAAGGCTATCGAAGAGGGAACACAATTGTTATTTGAGCATGAAGGCTTAACAGAGCAATTAGAATGCTATCCACACTGTTCCGAGCGTTGGCCTTTCTTTCTTGGTGTGAGCTTGAAAGAATATGTAGAGATCGGAACAGGCAGACCTTATATTGATCAGGAGCCTGCCGAATTTGATACATGA
- a CDS encoding SRPBCC domain-containing protein encodes MIEKYSDDNSLTIRRTINAPRQLVFDAWTQIEHLKNWWRASPAWSTEIAEVDLRVGGKYRLGMRDPDKEGPFTCYGEFVEIVPPEKLVYTWSWEMSTADIGETLVTVEFLEQDEATELVLTHERFPNAEAASEHTKGWTGCIEGLSRLVESA; translated from the coding sequence ATGATCGAAAAATATTCGGATGACAATTCTCTGACCATACGACGTACGATCAATGCGCCACGGCAACTGGTATTTGATGCATGGACACAGATTGAACATTTGAAAAACTGGTGGCGGGCCAGCCCCGCTTGGTCGACCGAAATCGCTGAGGTTGATCTGCGTGTTGGTGGAAAATATCGACTCGGAATGCGCGACCCGGACAAAGAAGGCCCCTTTACCTGTTATGGTGAGTTCGTTGAGATTGTCCCTCCGGAAAAACTGGTCTATACCTGGTCGTGGGAGATGTCGACAGCGGACATCGGCGAGACACTCGTGACAGTAGAATTCCTGGAACAAGACGAAGCAACGGAACTTGTATTGACACACGAGCGGTTCCCGAATGCAGAAGCAGCCAGCGAACATACCAAGGGCTGGACAGGCTGCATCGAGGGGCTGTCCCGTCTTGTGGAGTCTGCCTGA
- a CDS encoding TetR/AcrR family transcriptional regulator — protein MSKTQRTSSARKRILETAEKLFYSEGIRCVGIDRVIAEAGVAKMTLYNHFPSKDDLILEVLKYREEQFDQFLKENMNRHIEEGVKPLKAFFIVLRNWFENPSYRGCSFINATAELADATHAASQFSTEHKRQFHEMLKQIIIDSEGKKAAAAAPAIAILVEGAIVTAVSEGTPEAADIAREAAFDLISKAKRR, from the coding sequence ATGAGCAAGACACAGCGAACATCAAGTGCCCGCAAACGAATCCTGGAAACAGCTGAAAAGCTGTTTTATTCAGAAGGAATTCGATGTGTGGGAATCGATAGAGTCATCGCCGAAGCCGGCGTGGCTAAGATGACGTTGTATAACCATTTTCCGTCTAAGGATGATTTAATTCTGGAAGTGTTGAAATACCGTGAGGAACAGTTTGATCAGTTTCTCAAGGAAAATATGAATCGTCATATTGAAGAAGGGGTGAAACCGCTCAAGGCATTTTTTATTGTACTACGAAATTGGTTTGAAAACCCAAGTTATAGAGGTTGTTCGTTTATTAATGCGACAGCAGAACTGGCAGATGCGACACACGCCGCTTCCCAGTTTAGCACAGAACATAAACGTCAATTCCATGAGATGTTAAAGCAGATTATTATTGATTCGGAAGGGAAGAAGGCCGCTGCTGCGGCACCCGCAATTGCCATTCTGGTTGAAGGGGCGATTGTGACCGCCGTCAGCGAGGGAACTCCCGAGGCGGCAGATATTGCCCGCGAGGCGGCCTTTGATTTGATTTCAAAAGCGAAGCGAAGATAG
- a CDS encoding DUF3500 domain-containing protein, with amino-acid sequence MTCLSFSLMSVSQASSAEPNNKWQKAQISKASAEMAAVAKRWLASLSKEQRAQATFKFDDEQRSKWHFVPDFVIKPDGRKGLTIGQMTPQQRIFALALPATALSNRGYLEMMSIRALEKVLYDIEGKDYRDPELYYVSIFGKPNPKGTWGWRFEGHHLSVNVTIINGKKFSVTPSFFGSNPGKVTSGNLAGVEVLEKEQTLALSLIQSFDNDQMAIATIDTSAMDKKLLQNSVIREVLTTDVPKADRGLFTFKGISFADLDPSQQKKLLKLVNVYTTRFRPEILNGTRYKGRIKDGSDLYFAWSGGKKRGEFHYYRIQSKTFLIEFANTQNNANHVHAVWREFDGDFGRDYLSEHFSKHHKK; translated from the coding sequence ATGACATGCCTTAGTTTCAGCTTGATGAGTGTCAGTCAAGCTTCTTCTGCTGAGCCAAACAACAAATGGCAAAAAGCTCAAATTTCCAAAGCCAGTGCGGAAATGGCGGCGGTTGCCAAACGCTGGTTGGCCTCACTTTCGAAAGAGCAACGGGCACAGGCCACATTTAAATTCGACGATGAACAACGCAGCAAATGGCACTTTGTGCCTGATTTTGTCATCAAGCCGGACGGCCGCAAAGGATTGACCATCGGTCAGATGACGCCACAACAACGCATCTTTGCCCTTGCATTGCCTGCGACGGCGCTGTCGAACCGTGGCTATCTGGAAATGATGTCAATTCGTGCTTTGGAAAAAGTCCTGTATGACATTGAAGGCAAAGACTATCGTGATCCCGAACTCTATTATGTTTCCATTTTTGGAAAGCCCAATCCAAAAGGAACCTGGGGCTGGCGTTTTGAAGGTCATCATCTTTCTGTGAACGTTACGATTATTAATGGGAAGAAATTTTCTGTCACACCTTCCTTTTTCGGATCTAATCCTGGCAAAGTCACATCGGGCAATTTAGCTGGCGTCGAAGTGCTTGAGAAGGAGCAGACATTGGCTCTGAGCTTGATTCAGTCATTCGACAACGACCAGATGGCCATTGCGACGATTGACACGTCTGCCATGGATAAGAAGCTCTTGCAGAATAGCGTCATCAGGGAAGTGCTGACCACCGATGTTCCTAAAGCCGACCGCGGGTTGTTTACCTTCAAGGGAATCAGCTTTGCGGACCTTGATCCATCGCAGCAGAAAAAACTCTTGAAGCTGGTCAACGTCTATACAACCCGCTTTCGTCCAGAGATTCTCAATGGCACGCGCTACAAAGGGAGAATCAAAGATGGCAGCGATTTGTATTTCGCCTGGAGTGGCGGAAAGAAACGCGGCGAGTTTCATTATTACCGCATCCAATCCAAAACATTCCTGATCGAATTTGCAAATACGCAGAACAATGCCAACCACGTCCATGCCGTCTGGCGCGAATTTGATGGCGATTTCGGACGCGATTATTTGTCCGAACATTTTTCCAAGCATCATAAAAAGTAA